A region of the Anolis sagrei isolate rAnoSag1 chromosome 4, rAnoSag1.mat, whole genome shotgun sequence genome:
AATGGCATCCAGGGATGATGACAAGAAAGTGACCCCTGTACTTCGAGTAAGTCAGCTTGATGCTCTTGAGTTAAATAAAGCCCTGGAAGAGTTGGTGTGGTCCCAGTTTACTCGATGTTTTCATGGATTTAAACCTGGACTCCTGGCTCGAGTTGAACCTGAGGTGAAAgcatttctgtggctttttttgTGGAGATTCACCATCTACTCCAAAAGTGCAACAGTGGGACAAAGTATTCTTAACATTCAGTACAAGAATGACTTATCCCAGATGGAGAAATACCAGACATTGAGCAAACAACAGAAATGGTGGTATCTTATTTGTACTGTTGGCGGGAAGTGGCTAGAAGAAAGGTGTTACGATTTATTTAGCTATCGTCcattggaatcattccagaagacAAAGTACATCATTAATTTAGTCGTTGGACTTCTCAAACTTGGTGAATTGCTGAACTTCCTGGTTTTTATTCAGAAAGGAAAGTTTGCGACACTCACCGAACGTATTTTGAGAATCCGGTCTGTGTTTTGTAAGCCACAAGGGATTCGTCAAATTGGATTTGATTACATGAACAGAGAACTCTTGTGGCATGGATTTGCCGAATTTCTGATTTTTCTTTTACCCCTTATTAATATGCAAAAACTCAGGCTCAGAATTTCTTCGTGGTCTTTACCAGTTACTGGACATATTAAGAATGAAAATAGTTCAATGATATGCTACAAGGAATGTTCTCAGTGTGGTGAATGGCCTACTATGCCTCACACCATAGGTTGTTCTCATGTTTTTTGTTACTATTGTGTCAAAAGTAACTACTTACATGATATGTACTTTACCTGTCCTAAATGTGGCACAGAG
Encoded here:
- the PEX2 gene encoding peroxisome biogenesis factor 2, giving the protein MASRDDDKKVTPVLRVSQLDALELNKALEELVWSQFTRCFHGFKPGLLARVEPEVKAFLWLFLWRFTIYSKSATVGQSILNIQYKNDLSQMEKYQTLSKQQKWWYLICTVGGKWLEERCYDLFSYRPLESFQKTKYIINLVVGLLKLGELLNFLVFIQKGKFATLTERILRIRSVFCKPQGIRQIGFDYMNRELLWHGFAEFLIFLLPLINMQKLRLRISSWSLPVTGHIKNENSSMICYKECSQCGEWPTMPHTIGCSHVFCYYCVKSNYLHDMYFTCPKCGTEMQDLQPLKYKIEMKEVNTQ